One part of the Methylobacterium terrae genome encodes these proteins:
- a CDS encoding RNA-binding protein, which yields MQDDTQDADDLPPDVLDAGAGRGRANAERTCLVTRQAGNPDRMIRFALGPDNQVVPDLRARLPGRGAWVTATRAAVSEAVRKRLFQRAFRQKDARVASDLADVIEAGLRDDLRQGFSLANKAGCVVTGFTKVESAVESPTGIKALVHASDASLDGRRKLAQALRRRYGDAISRIPVIGDLSGEELDMALGRDHVIHAALVAGAGTAGLLARWRRLHVFRGEAATPGTAGTEPPGSDAALPDAVQDGDTSLRTGPPEAGG from the coding sequence ATGCAGGACGACACGCAGGATGCGGACGATCTGCCGCCGGACGTCCTCGACGCCGGCGCCGGGCGCGGCCGCGCCAATGCGGAGCGGACCTGCCTGGTCACGCGGCAGGCGGGCAATCCCGACCGGATGATCCGCTTCGCGCTCGGCCCCGACAACCAGGTCGTGCCGGACCTGCGCGCCCGGCTCCCCGGCCGCGGCGCCTGGGTCACGGCGACCCGGGCGGCGGTGTCGGAGGCGGTGAGAAAGCGCCTGTTCCAGCGCGCCTTCCGGCAGAAGGACGCGCGCGTGGCGAGCGATCTCGCGGACGTGATCGAGGCGGGCTTGCGCGACGACCTGCGCCAGGGTTTCTCGCTCGCCAACAAGGCGGGGTGCGTCGTCACCGGCTTCACCAAGGTGGAGAGCGCGGTGGAGAGCCCCACGGGCATCAAGGCCCTGGTGCATGCCAGCGACGCGAGCCTCGACGGGCGCCGCAAGCTCGCCCAGGCATTGCGAAGGCGCTACGGCGATGCCATATCGAGGATCCCGGTGATCGGCGACCTGTCCGGTGAAGAATTGGACATGGCCTTGGGCCGGGATCATGTGATACACGCTGCCCTCGTCGCGGGAGCCGGCACTGCCGGCTTGCTCGCGCGTTGGCGTCGGCTCCACGTCTTCCGCGGCGAGGCGGCGACGCCGGGAACCGCCGGAACGGAGCCCCCGGGCTCCGACGCGGCGCTTCCGGACGCTGTCCAGGATGGTGACACATCGCTGCGGACCGGCCCCCCGGAGGCCGGTGGTTGA